A window of Microbispora hainanensis genomic DNA:
GGTCATCGACTCGGATCTCCTGCCGGCTCACGGGTTCACCTACCGCTTGCCGGAGCTGGTGATATTGGATTCGATGGTGATGTACGAGGTCCTCTACACACCGGACGGCACGCTCACGGGAGCAAGGAAGATCGTAGACAGAGCTTTGATCGAGTCTTGCCGACGCGACGTGGAGAGCTTGTTCATCGTGGGTCGGGATCTGCTTCCCTATCTGAACGAGGAACGCGCGGTTCTTCCTCCGCCTCTGCAACAGTCCGGCACTCCCATCGCCTGATCCAAATGAATCAGCGACGTCCGATCACTCGCATGGCCGGTGCCATCGGTCGTCGCTTCGTCATCAGCACAATCCTCTTCGCGTCCATTGCTCTCATCTCCGTTCTCGTCATCTCCTCGCCACTGTTTCTCGACTCGCTGAAAGCCAAGCGTGACGACTGGTTGCTGTTGAGCAACATAGGGCAGACCTATGGAGTGGCGTCCGCACTCTTGTCGGTATTCGCCCTGATCGGTGTGTCGTTCTCTTTGATTCTGCAGGCGAGAGAGACCAAGGCCACTCGTGAACAGGCCTTGCGAGCGCTGCACGGCGACCTGATGAGAATGGCGATGGACGACCCGCTTTATCGTGCATGTTGGGGGCCCTTCTTCTCTGCGGATGAGGAGGACGGTCAAAAGGCGCACATGTACGTCAACATGATTTTCAATCACTGGCTGCTCATGTGGGAGCTGCGGGCAATCACCGAAACGCATCTGCGGGAGATTTCTCGCACGGTCCTCGAAGGGCCGATCGGTCGAAGGTTCTGGCAAGACGTCAGAGCGTTGCGCATGTCGAGCTCGGGCACGCGTCGGGAGCGCCGTTTCAACCGGATCATTGACGCCGAATACCAAGAAGTCGTTCGCCTGAACCCGATCGCCCCTGTCTGGGGGCCGCCCGGCAGCGCCGATCCGCTTCCTCATGCGAAGGCGAACATCGCAAGGGGCTTCGTAAGTGAGGCCAATTTGACGCGATTGCTCGCCGTGCTGGGTGTCGTGCTCGTCATCGACATCCTGCGCAAGATGGCAGCATCCCTGTCCCGGCAGCGGCGCACGTGAACTCGCCCCTCATTGCGCAAACGCCTCACGGCGTCTGCGCAATGAAACGTGCGGAGCACGTACGTCACCACCATTGCCGACGGACTGCGGCCCCGAGTCGGTTCCTTCGCTCGACGGGCTCGCCACTCAGGGCTGCCAGGCGTCCTCGTAGTCGTCGTGCCAGTCGTACGCCGAAGCCTCCAGCTTGAGCAGGTGCTCCGCCTGGAGGTGCTCCTCGACCGTCAGGTAGAGGCCGTGGACGACCACGGACTCCAGAAAATCCATGCGGTCCCGTTTCGCGGCCAGATCCCGCTCTGCCTTGTGGACGCCGGGCTCCCCGTCGTCCGCAGCGCTGTCTGCCTGGTCGAAACCCTCCGCGATGCGGGCGCGCAAGAACGCGATCAACCCCTCGAACGCGGCTCCCGCCTCGTGTGCGCGAGCCCTGCATGCGTCGGCCATGATCCCCTGGCAGGGGGAGGCCAGGGTGGGCGCGTCCGTGCTCGCGAGGTCCGTCCAGGGGAGCCGTCTCCGGAGCGCTTCCCCGTCGATCGGTCCTTTCCCGCCGGCGGCAAGGACGGCCCCGAGAAGCTCTGCCGCGAGCAGGGGGCGGGCGCGGACGAGCCCCAGGAGCGCTCCGCGGTCGATCGCTGTCATGGCCAGGAGGTTACAGTCGGTAATCGAATGTGCGTCGAGGGGCGACAACCTGCTCGGGATCGTTGTCTTCCTTCTCGGTAGAAGGAGTCTCGACCAGCGATCGAGGGCAACCTTACGATCCGGCCACGCGTCATGCAGATGTTTACCAAGAGCAACTAACGTTGCGCCAAAGATCAGGCGAGGGAAGGACACCCCCACGTGTTCGATCGGCAGGAGAAGCTGTTCGCCGCAGGAGCCGACCAGGGCGACCTGTTCGGCCTGGGAGACGAGACGGCGGCGAAGCCCGCAGAAGAGGCGCGACGTCCGCTCGACCTGCCGCAGGACTTCCCGCCGGTCACGTCGTTCGAGGTCAGGGACGCCTTCCAGCAGTTGGTCGAGCGTGACCTGCTCGGGCCGTACGACGGCGACTTCGAGGAGCTGCCGCCGCGGTCGATCGGCCCGCGCGAGCGCTACCTGGTCGGCATGCTCGGCCCCAAGCCGTCGCCCAAGCGGGTCGCCGAAGACGCCGACGAGCTGCCGGACATCGAGATCGGTGCCGAGGGTGACGGGGCCGAGGGCGAGTTGCCCGACGTGCTGACGCCGCAGAACCTCGGGCGTCTGTGGGCGTCGTCCATGGGCATGTCGTTCGCGGTGCCCGCCGACCTCGACGCGCTCGCGGTGACCGCCCGCTGGGGTCAGTACGTCAAGGCCGAGACCCAGATCGAGGGCGCCAACGGCAAGTCGCGGACCGAACGCATCTGGGGGCGCAGGCCGGTCGAGCACCGCATGACGATTCGGCTCGACGAGCCCACCCAGAAGATCCCTCTCACAATGGAACGTGCCGACGAGCCCGGCGTCCTGCTCGCGGTCGCCGTACGGCCCCGGCCCGACCACCGGCGCGTCGTCGAGATGACGCTGGTCAACCAGCAGATCGAGCCGGACACGAGCGCCGACACCGCGTGGCTGTTCCAGCCCGAGCTCGTCGCCGCCGCTCCGTCGGACGGACCCGCGGACGTCTTCCTCCCGATCGACGACCCTCTCGACGGCGGCCGGGAGGACGGCGATCAGGAGGATCTGGAGGACAAGCACCTGCGACTGCTCTACCGGAACGAGCGCAGGTATGCCGTCGGCCGGAACGTCGCCGTACACGCGACAGTCGCCCCTGGCGAGCGGCGGGCGACGGAGCTGCGCACCACCTGGCTGCCGTGCCACGACGTGCCCGCGACGGTCGCCCCGGTGGGGCAGGGCACGCCCCTCGCCGGTGTGGAGCTGTCGATGGACGCCCTCGCGGACGCATCGCCCGAGGAGCTCGCCGCCGGGCTGACGCCGCTCGCGGACGGTTACACGGCCTGGCTCGATAAGCAATACCTCAAGATCCCCGAGCTGCCCGAGCCGCTGCGCGAGGCCGCCGAGGTCGCCGTCCTGAAGGCGAGGCGGGCCGCCGACCGCATCCGTGCCGGGATCGCGCTGCTCACAGAGGCCACGACCGACGGGCACGGACAGGCGCTGGCGGCGTTCAAGTTCGCCAACGAGGCGATGGCGCTGCAGCGGCGCCGTACGGCGATGGCGAAGCTCCGCGACGAACAAGGGCTGAGCTACGAGCAGGCCATGGCGGAGGTGGACGCACAGGGTGCGAAGGCGGCGTCGTGGCGGCCGTTCCAGCTCGCGTTCATGCTGCTCAACCTGCCCTCGCTGACCGATCCCGCGCACCCGGAGCGGGCCGCCGGCCACACGGCCACCGTCGACCTGCTCTTCTTCCCGACCGGCGGCGGCAAGACCGAGGCGTATCTTGGCCTCACGGCGTACACGTTCGCGATCCGGCGGCTGCAGAAGGTCGTCGGGTCCGGGACGGAGGCGCGCAGCGGCCTGGACGGCGTGGCGGTGCTGATGCGTTACACGCTGCGCCTGCTCACCGCGCAGCAGTTCCAGCGAGCCGCCGCGCTGGTGTGCGCCTGTGAGGTGTTGCGGCGCGATGACCCGGCGACGTGGGGCGAGGAGCCGTTCCGCATCGGCCTGTGGGTGGGAAGCGCGGTCTCGCCGAACTGGTTCGGCCCGGCCAGGGACCAGATCCAGGAGGCCAGGGAGTCCAGCCGCGAGACCAACGTTCTGCAGACGCTGTCGTGCCCCTGGTGCGGCGAGAAGCTGGCCTCGGACGTCAACCTCGACCTCGACGAGGACCGTCGGCGCGTGCTGCTCTACTGCGGGCGCGGCAGCGAGGGCGACGCCGAACCGTGCCCGTTCTCCCGGCTGGGGGAGAACCGCATGCTGCGGGCCCTGCCGTCCGTCACGAGTGATGACGAGGCGTACGCGCGGCGGGAGGGCCTGCCGATCCTCACCGTGGACGAGGAGATCTACCGGCTGACGCCCAGCCTGGTCATCGCGACCGTCGACAAGCTGGCGCAGCTTCCGTGGCGCGGCTTCGCCGGGCACCTGTTCGGCCGGGTGAGCCGGCGTTGCCCCCGGCACGGCTACCGGCACGACGACATGGACGACCAGATCGGCTGCGGTGGCAGGCACAACGCCAAGGGCAGGCTGCCCAAGGTCGAGAGCCGCCCCGTCGTCCGGCTCCGGCCGCCGGACCTGATCATCCAGGACGAGCTGCACCTCATCTCGGGCGCGCTCGGCACCGTGGTCGGCCTGTTCGAGGCGGCCGTGGACGAGCTGTGCACGTGGACCGTCGACGGCAGGCCGACAGGGCCGAAGATCATCGCGTCGACCGCGACGACCAAGCGGGCCGGCGCGCAGGTGCTCGGCGTCTTCGGCCGGGACGACCTCGCCGTGTTCCCGCCGCAGGTGATCGACGTCGCCGACACGTTCTTCTCCCGGCAGGTCCCGGTCACCCCGGAGAACCCCGGGCGGCGCTACCTCGGCGTGTGCGCGCACGGCGTGCGCCTCAAGCAGGCAGAGATCCGGCTCGCCGAGATCCTGCTGCTGGCCGGGCAGACGCTCTTCGACCGGTACGGCGAGCCCGCCGATCCGTACATGACGCTCGTCGGCTATTTCAACGCCACCCGTGAGCTGGCGGGCATGCGCCGTTACCTGGACGACGACGTCACCACCAGAATCCGCATGCACGGCAGGCGCAAGAAGCTGTCCAACCGGCTGCCGGGCCGTACGGACCTGCTGAACATCGTCGAGCTCACCTCGCGCATCTCCTCGGGCGACATCAGCGAGGTGCTGAAGCAGCTGGAGATCGGCTTCGACCAAGAGCTGGACACCTCGCGCCGCAGACGGGAGTGCCGCGAGGAGATCGCCGAGGTCATGAGGGAGAGGGACGAGTCCAAGCGCAGGCGAGCGCATCCGCTCGCCGATCGCTACCGGACGCTGCGGAGCCTGCGGTCCGCGCAGCCGCCCGTCGACGTCGTGCTCGCCACGTCGATGCTGCAGGTCGGCGTCGACGTGTCCCGGTTCGGGCTCATGGTAATGACCGGCCAGCCGAAGAACACGGCCGAGTACATCCAGGCGTCCTCGCGGGTCGGCCGAGACGCCGCGCGCCCCGGGCTGGTGATCACGCTCTACAACTGGTCGCGCCCGCGTGACCTCGCGCATTACGAGGACTTCGAGCATTACCATGCCACGTTCTACCGCCAGGTGGAGGCGTTGTCGGTCACGCCGTACACGGCGCGGGCGCTGGACCGCGGCACGACCGCCGCGTTCGTCGCCGCCGTACGCAACGTCGAGGAGGCGCACTCGCGCAACCGCGACGCGGAGGACGTGGATCTCAACGGCGATGTCGTGACGCGCTTCGTCGAGCGCTTCCTCACCAGGGCCGAGGTTGCGGGCAGCCCTCGCGGCAGGCAGGCCCTGGACGAGCGGCTGAGGATGCTGACGGACCTGTGGAACGCGGCGAAGCAGGGCTCGGCCCGGCTCGGCTACGAGCGCAAGAAGGGCAACGCGAAGGAGATCGTCGACGGCCTGCTCAATCGGGCGGGCAACGGCCGCTGGGACGCCCGTACGGTCGGCAACTCGATGCGGGAGACGGAAAACGAGATCAACCTGCTCCTGCCTGGGAACGACGAGATCTTCCTCGCGCCGTTGGGCGCACCGGAATGGGGCTTCCCCGGCAGCGCCGGGGAGACCGACGATGAGCCGGTGGGCGACGAGATGGGCGTGATCACCCTGGACGGAAGGGGCAAGTGATGGCCGCGTACTCCACCTATCGGCGCCGGGTCGGCGCGGTGCGGCCCAGCCACCTGATGTTCACCTCGGGGGTCGGCTCGCTCGTCGACCTGCCGAACTTCTCGGTGCTGGTGAAGGGTCTCGACGACTGGCAATACAGGGCACCCGAGGACCCGGAGAACAACCCCGCGCTCATCACCGAGCCCCGGCTCCTGGCGGCCGTGCAGTCGCTGCTCAGCAAGACCGTGCGTGAACTGCGCCCCGCGCCCTGGATGCCGGGCACCGACACGAACCCCAACGGTGAGGCGGCCAGGACCGGTGTGCCGGTCGTGCCGTTCCCGGGCTGGATGCGCTGCACCGCGTGCAACCTGCTGGCGCGCGTCGACTCCCGGGCGTTCGGCTTCGAGAACGACAAGCCGAGCAAGCCGCACGAGGCGAGGTTCTTCCACGAGTGCGGCAAGGGCAACAAGAAACGTCTCGTCGTCGGCGCTCGGTTCGTGCTGGCCTGCACCGACGGGCACCTGGACGACTTCCCCTACCTGGAGTTCGTCCACGAGGGCCGGCCGTGTGAGAAGGCGGCCAAGCCGAACCTGCTGATGGAGGACCGCGGCGGCAACATCGGCGCGAACGTGCGCATCGTCTGTCAGCGCTGCGGCAGGGAGCGAAACATCCGGCAGGCGATGGGCAAGCGCGGCCGGGACCAGCTGCCGCAGTGCCGAGGCCGCCACCCCCATCTCGGCACGTTCACGCCCTGTCAGGAGCAGCCGTACGTGCTCGTCGTCGGCGCGTCGAACCAGTGGTTCGCGCAGACGCTGTCGGCCCTCGCCGTGCCGAAGACGGGAGGGAGCGAGCTCGACACGCAGGTGGCGAAGTTCTGGGCCAACCTGGAGAACCTTCCCGGCCCGCAGATGCTCCCGTTCATGCGAACGGTTCCGCCGTTCTCGTTCGAGTTCGAGAAATGGACGGACGAGGAGGTCTGGGCGGCCATCGAACGGCGCCGGGGGGAGCAGGCGGCAGGGCAGGACCAGGGGCCGGAGAGCTACCCCGACCTGCTCACTCCGGAGTGGGAGATCTTCTCCAGCCCTGTGCTGCCGCCGCCGAGTGACGACTTCACCGCCCACCGGGCCCCGGACGGGCCCGTTCCA
This region includes:
- the drmB gene encoding DUF1998 domain-containing protein, which codes for MAAYSTYRRRVGAVRPSHLMFTSGVGSLVDLPNFSVLVKGLDDWQYRAPEDPENNPALITEPRLLAAVQSLLSKTVRELRPAPWMPGTDTNPNGEAARTGVPVVPFPGWMRCTACNLLARVDSRAFGFENDKPSKPHEARFFHECGKGNKKRLVVGARFVLACTDGHLDDFPYLEFVHEGRPCEKAAKPNLLMEDRGGNIGANVRIVCQRCGRERNIRQAMGKRGRDQLPQCRGRHPHLGTFTPCQEQPYVLVVGASNQWFAQTLSALAVPKTGGSELDTQVAKFWANLENLPGPQMLPFMRTVPPFSFEFEKWTDEEVWAAIERRRGEQAAGQDQGPESYPDLLTPEWEIFSSPVLPPPSDDFTAHRAPDGPVPPLLKGFYSDVVQVERLREVRAMIGFTRLDAPDPEDPTLVKRVPLSRSKPAWVPASEVRGEGIFLRLPEDLLSRWEKQVEKSEALRLHKEAYGRFREYRYSARTGQPFDESTRYDYWPLPRYYVLHTLSHLLIRTIALECGYNSASLAERIYAGTTEDDKRSGILIYTAVPDAEGTLGGLVSLAQPEELVRLTKRALTGAMSCSSDPLCSERLPRTPEDFLHGAACHVCLFVSETTCERGNRFLDRRFVVPIDDPALAIYPELP
- a CDS encoding DUF6082 family protein translates to MAGAIGRRFVISTILFASIALISVLVISSPLFLDSLKAKRDDWLLLSNIGQTYGVASALLSVFALIGVSFSLILQARETKATREQALRALHGDLMRMAMDDPLYRACWGPFFSADEEDGQKAHMYVNMIFNHWLLMWELRAITETHLREISRTVLEGPIGRRFWQDVRALRMSSSGTRRERRFNRIIDAEYQEVVRLNPIAPVWGPPGSADPLPHAKANIARGFVSEANLTRLLAVLGVVLVIDILRKMAASLSRQRRT
- the drmA gene encoding DISARM system helicase DrmA → MFDRQEKLFAAGADQGDLFGLGDETAAKPAEEARRPLDLPQDFPPVTSFEVRDAFQQLVERDLLGPYDGDFEELPPRSIGPRERYLVGMLGPKPSPKRVAEDADELPDIEIGAEGDGAEGELPDVLTPQNLGRLWASSMGMSFAVPADLDALAVTARWGQYVKAETQIEGANGKSRTERIWGRRPVEHRMTIRLDEPTQKIPLTMERADEPGVLLAVAVRPRPDHRRVVEMTLVNQQIEPDTSADTAWLFQPELVAAAPSDGPADVFLPIDDPLDGGREDGDQEDLEDKHLRLLYRNERRYAVGRNVAVHATVAPGERRATELRTTWLPCHDVPATVAPVGQGTPLAGVELSMDALADASPEELAAGLTPLADGYTAWLDKQYLKIPELPEPLREAAEVAVLKARRAADRIRAGIALLTEATTDGHGQALAAFKFANEAMALQRRRTAMAKLRDEQGLSYEQAMAEVDAQGAKAASWRPFQLAFMLLNLPSLTDPAHPERAAGHTATVDLLFFPTGGGKTEAYLGLTAYTFAIRRLQKVVGSGTEARSGLDGVAVLMRYTLRLLTAQQFQRAAALVCACEVLRRDDPATWGEEPFRIGLWVGSAVSPNWFGPARDQIQEARESSRETNVLQTLSCPWCGEKLASDVNLDLDEDRRRVLLYCGRGSEGDAEPCPFSRLGENRMLRALPSVTSDDEAYARREGLPILTVDEEIYRLTPSLVIATVDKLAQLPWRGFAGHLFGRVSRRCPRHGYRHDDMDDQIGCGGRHNAKGRLPKVESRPVVRLRPPDLIIQDELHLISGALGTVVGLFEAAVDELCTWTVDGRPTGPKIIASTATTKRAGAQVLGVFGRDDLAVFPPQVIDVADTFFSRQVPVTPENPGRRYLGVCAHGVRLKQAEIRLAEILLLAGQTLFDRYGEPADPYMTLVGYFNATRELAGMRRYLDDDVTTRIRMHGRRKKLSNRLPGRTDLLNIVELTSRISSGDISEVLKQLEIGFDQELDTSRRRRECREEIAEVMRERDESKRRRAHPLADRYRTLRSLRSAQPPVDVVLATSMLQVGVDVSRFGLMVMTGQPKNTAEYIQASSRVGRDAARPGLVITLYNWSRPRDLAHYEDFEHYHATFYRQVEALSVTPYTARALDRGTTAAFVAAVRNVEEAHSRNRDAEDVDLNGDVVTRFVERFLTRAEVAGSPRGRQALDERLRMLTDLWNAAKQGSARLGYERKKGNAKEIVDGLLNRAGNGRWDARTVGNSMRETENEINLLLPGNDEIFLAPLGAPEWGFPGSAGETDDEPVGDEMGVITLDGRGK